The DNA segment CCACAGCTGTTGTCCATTCCAACAGTTACCCAAGATGTGGAATAGCCTCCCTCTCCACAATCAATCAGTCTCCACCATTGAATGTTTTAAAACCAGGCTAAAACCAACTtgttttttagcttatgcacccttttcctcttttcctAGTATGAATCAACTGACTTGAACTGACTTAGAAAGAAGCATGTAGGACAGACAGAGGCAAGAAAAACTCTACATGCTGTATGTGGGGGCTTCAGCTTCTGAAGCTTCAGAAGCTCACAGACAACAAATGAAAACTTAAACGTTTAACACTTCTCAATTATTGTGCTGCGTTATAGTGGAGGCAGATTAGGTGGTCTCTTGACTTTTCTAACACAAAACATTAATTCAAGTACAATCTACCAACGATCCATGTAAAATGTCTATCTATATTCAAAACCTTTCAATATATGATCATAAACTTGAACATGAACAAGGTTTTAAAGGACCAATGCGAGAACCTTTTATATCTTTCAAGCATACAGTCTTACCCAGATGTTGGTCTTACAAGGTGAATCAATGGCAGTATTCATGTACAGCAAATAAAGCAGATATGTTCCATATGTGTAGCAATAAATGCCACTAATATTTCTGTGATTAATATAAGAAGAGTCACCATCTTGCAAAATCACTATGGTTGTAGTGAGTAAATCCTATTTATTCCATACAGGAAAATACAAGTGATATCACATACATTctaatttctttaaaaactgtAAGGTAGCAGCAATTGTACATAATGCATTGTCTGTTATGCTTGTTcacattaaaaaagaaagagaaaaagaaacctaCAGTAAGTACATATTTACACCACTGCTACCTCATAGTTAGTGTTTTACTGTGCAACATCATTGGACATATTGGAGTTAACACATACAGGTcactgctttcacacacacacacacacacacacacacacacagagtggtaCAGCGCAGACTACAACAGACTGTCCGATACATCCAATTATGTGACTTCTTTCAAAAAGTGTTACCAGTCCTTAAAATCTATTTTTCTGAAGTAAGCAAATAAATGATtcgaacaaaaaaaaatatatatatctccCAGCTTATCAGTGCAGTCACACTTCAACCATTGCCATGGGAACCATGTAATTCCTGAACCGGAACCCCCCCAGTCCCTGATATAGAACCCTCCAGACGTCCCTCCTCTGTGGTCACCGTTGCTAGGACACCAGCAGCTTGATTGTGTAGAGGAGGAGGCCGCCCAGGCCGGCGGCGGCTGCCATGGCGACGGCGCGGACCAGCAGGAACTCCATGGAGTCCTCGAGCGTGGTGTGGAGGCGGAGGACCTGCCGGTGGGTGTCCTCGCGGCTGCCCGAGTTCTCGATGACGTGGCTGGCCAGGCCGCGCTTCTCCTTCATGGGCATCTGCGTGGCCACGCGCTGCTCGGCCTCCTCCTGGGTCAGGCCGTCCCGCTGCATCAGCCGCGAGAGCTGCGTGGCCGGGTCACTGAGTGGGCAGAGACGGGGTTacacttagagagagagagtttggggGGAAGtaagagtctgtgtgtctgtctgtgtctgagtgtgtgtgtctgagtgtgtgtgtctgagtgtgtgtgtctgagtgtgtgtatgtgtatgggatGTCAGGAAAGTTAGACtgaagagtgagtgagtttgaCCAGTTTGGTAGAAAGGGAAGGCAGTCCAATTTCAGATGTCTATTTAAtatcaaaaacaaaattacCAACAAGGCAAAAAACATGACCTTCACAGCGTCATAACCAAACAAACTCAAGCCCTTGATGCTGGCACCAAACGGCACCAACAAATACCAACTCAATCCAATATGCCTCCCCGGCATTCCTCTTTGTTGCTGCTGATCTgatcagcaacataaccagCCAACACACGAGCCCTTGATGCGGGCACCAACAATCACCATCCAACAATCCAGAAACACAGCAGCAAGATTTCACACATCTCAGAGCCAATTCAGGTTACTACATGACCAGGGGTTAAATTGGGTTTTGTTACGTGGGGGGCTCTCCCTAGGTCCGGGGGTATTATTGAAAAATAAACCATTAAATGGCATTTTCTGGAGAGTTTTGTGCAAAGAAATGGAGAAATCAAGTCTTACATGACAGGCTTATGTGCTAAACTGCAAGGTTAAGAACATTGCTGTAGTATCAACACATATTAGGGCATTTAGCATTTACATTACTGTTAATCAGTCATCACTTGATTACATGTTACATGTTACATGACTCCGTGTAGTCTGTGAGCTCCTTCTGTGAGCGGTGGGTTGGAGTTGGCATGCTATTTCAGTAGCCTCAGCTGACAGCTGTACAGCTCCTCTCAGTGACCCTTCTtcaaaagtatctatctatctatctatctatctatctatctatctaactgtaATCTCCACtggttttgtgtatgtttgtcagccagggatcacattagccagcggcagcAGGCGGccggtttcctattgttctctacggttcggcagcggaacggtggcagcaCTGGCGTGATGTAGCGTTGAACAAGCCGagtgttgaacttggttcaacttcaacgcaagcgtattcaattgacaaaccgtttgtgttgcttaggaacgagatgaagcttattatggtctgagcgttgcattACGTTTGCCGCTAgccgctggctgatgtgatcctcACCTTACTTCTGCTACCAGTTCTGCATACTTCAACTCCTTCCTTTCAAAGGCTTCCTCTATCACATCTTTAGCTCAATAAAGTAGACAATACAAGACTATGTGTGGTCTCAAAGCAGCCACGACActttggaacacacacacacacacacacgttgcctTCCAACATCCATCAGGAGTTTCGAATCCCGGGCTTTGAAAGATTGAAAGATTGTGCGAGAAGGCATGCAGAATACCAGAAatcgagagacagagaggaagaatgcaggaagacagagaggagggaaagatagAACAAGAAAGGCCAAgcatgaaaaaagaaagagaataaaCTAAAGTGTGATTAAAACGACATGATTAAAGACAGAgggtaaaaaataaattaggTTTAAGGTTCAatggtctaaaaaaaaaaaaatcaatcagtACCACAACATGCCATGGCAGGTAGCAACAAAAGTCATAGAAACACATCATCAAGTTCACAGCAACCAACTTCAGAAGACTGTTGACTTCGATTTGAAaaggccttttgtgtgtgtgggggagcttGTCTAACTGGCTAAGAGGGGGAGGGATTGGAGATTTACCTATTTATTATATTCTTATGAAAATctactgacatgtatgtgtgtgttcagatgtattgtataactgctttggcaatataagtgaacttgtcatgccaataaagcattcttgaattgaattaaattaaattgaactgaactgaattgaattgaagtgaATTGAGAGAGACTCACCAGTAGACTACTACGGTGTGGTTGAGGAAACGGGTGAGTCTTCTTGTCTCAAACAGCAATGGAACGTCTAGAACGACGTATCGATAACCTGCAGCAAGAACACcacacagaagacacacacagctcacacacagagTCTTTACACACAGAGTCTTCACACTAAGATTCTTCACACACAGAGTCTTCACACACTTCATATAAAAATGATATACAGCACTGATGCCTTAACAATGGCTTGGATGAAAAAAAATGggtacaatgtttttttttttttttagttgagTTTCTTCTCACTTTCTCCCGGGCAGAAGTTTTTGAACATATCTGAGATTATGAATTTGAATGGGAAAAAGAATATTTGTTGTGAAATGTGATCTTTACACAACATCTTGATGAAAAAGGCTACAAGGCAAACGCTGAAGACGGGTACACTTGTCATAAAGAACTGTGGTCGGTCACATCATGCCCTAGCAAAACTAGCGTATATgtgacatgtactgtatgagaATGAACATGAGAATGATCATTTAGTGTGTTTCTCTCCCGCGGGGTTTCCTTGCAGGGGCCTGACCTTTGAGGAAGTAGAGCAGGATCTGCTTGAGCATGGCTCTGTGGATCTCGGGGTGGGTGATGGCGTTGAGCAGCCGGCGCTTGTCGTCGCTGGCGAAGATGAGCTGGCCAAGCTTCTTCCTGTCGATCTCGCCACTCTCCTGCAGGATGTCGGGCCCGAAGTGCCGCACTATCTGGACATATGCCCTGCTGTGGGGCTCCaccactgactcacacacacacacacacacacacacacacacacacataaaggacacagatacacacacacacagggacacacatatacaaacacaaatgtatacaccatcagacacacacaaccacacacacgcacgcacgagcacacatgcacaaacacacacagacacaaagacgaaggacacagatacacacacatacaaacacaaatgtatacagcatcacacacacacacacacacacacacaaggagagagagagacaaagaggcaaacacacaaacaggcattaAATTAACAGCACTTGCCAGTAAGTGTGCAACATTGTTGTTTGGCTGACTAGCACACTGGGCTCAGTGACAGACCCCCAAAAGGAGGACAGAAGGAAGATGTGAAGGAATGGCAGAGCCAGGAATTTCAGCCATGTCACTGTGAATGGGCTTCAATATGAGTgcaggcttccgttttaacattccatatgttatcttaatgcagaggaagtacattgggaaccaaataacaacaacaacacattacatttatatagcgcttttctcgatactcaaagcgcatcacatggatagggggacctcactagtaaccaccaccaatgtgtagcacccacctgggtgatgcacggcagccattatgcgccagaacgctcaccacacaccagcttgaggtggagagtgagggagtgaatgagccaattacagtaaatagaacgttcaagcattgtttttgtttttattattgaaagggtctataacctATTCCATTTCAAAAGCAATGGAATGGAATTGAAGTTGGAAAGCCAAGTGCGCCGCACCAATGTCAGCAGGTGCAGTTAGGATAAGCTGTTAAAGCGTTTGCCTATCCAGAGAGCTTGGAAAGATCCTTGTTGCTTGCACACCTTTTCCTACCACACTTATCCCTTTCAGTCAACGTTCCATGAATATGCTTTGATACAGCAATATCTGTGAACACCCTGCCCTTACAGCAATCACCTTCTTCTGTGGCGTAACCTTCTTGGGGAGGGTGAAAGAGTGTCTTCTGGACAACTATCAAGTCTGCAGTCTTTCCCAAGATTGTGGTTGTGTTGACTGAACCAGACTAATagattaaaggctcaggaaactAACAATTATGTATTATAacatctttattctaatatttttgAGAAACCGATTTTAGATGTTTTTATGAAGCAATGAtgtaatgatgttttttttagatGTTTTTATGAAGCAATAATCGTCGACACTAAAACCAAAAATGGCTTAAAATATTTCACATCATCATTATATGTAATGAATCTAGAACATATGAAAGATTAGccaagctaatcattttttagccaTTTTTTAGTCATTTTTTCATTGTCTTGAAATCTATTTTTATATTCTTGGCaatattttgttaatgttttgttaacGACACCTTTTGATTTGGTGTGACAAACTCAGAACACACATTGTATTTTACAGGGTCTTTAAGCACTgtcaatgaaataaaaaataaatgaaaagaaagactgaaagaaagaaagacagaaagaaaggaaaaaaggtaattttttttttttattttttttttttttatttgcaaacatcattgacattacagaaaatgcaacactacgacatgcacatgaatactacatacgacaaacagacgtacattacataaacacatactgtaacttaacaagacatcacattgacttggcttccacaaacataacacaacataacattaataacagaaaggctaaggatgatttgcgtccaggatgattacagatatgattatcagggatgaaattgatgaccggaatgaaaagaaggggggatgggggggtgcggatggtagctctaagagtgtgaatgaggtggtgttgggatgggggtggggatggggggtgaggggtagtgagtatgtgaggatgtatgtgtgtgtgtgtgtgtgtgtgtgtgtgtgcgcatatgtataaggctggtttgctgttgggccaggaggagagaagctggaacatagagagggagggtttcaggagaggagttgtaattattctattaatgataagtataataataggaataactgattgcctggttgattgcctgactgattgccaacctgggcacccattaatggccacagttccacccagcccctgcagttatactgcgacgagctgacagaggggaggacctgcgtgccacccatcgcctcaggcccccagcatatgcacacatcccccactaccacgaccaaccacacctcgcccccagaccttcacccaacacgccactcttgacctaaatatgtacagtatgtgaatggctaggttgaggggtctatctagaatgtagcattaaaagaagtgggcatgcatggtgaatatctgtcaggatttccccatgcacaccacacttaccctgtgtaagatgtatgcctcaacaatgtgtgcattaaaataagtgaggcatgcagatagacacctgatgaggcatctacctgcactccactcttaccctagcctgttttgtagtttttgtttatgtatgtcacctaacatgtagtgcgattaaaagagagtaaagcgtgctgtgtgcttccaggacaaggcgtgtgcatgagctgcatgaggagggtgcacaccggggcccagggccaatagataacccacaggacccaaccaatgccaaaaccacacagcgaccgccaggaccgaagtctcccaagccatccaatggggccccgcagaataacgatgggagaggcagagagaaagagtgaaattagtaaagttatcagagaatgtaaataaaagggggagggaaagaaggggatgctatttatattactactaataataataataataataacaataatagttccagctaccccccctgcctagtgttcgatgatatgtgtatctgttgatgaagtgtgttatgatcgtgtggagatggaactcaggcaaagagggtcaggactgtaagtaggtgataaaggggtaccaaggagaggttgtatcctgagtattgattaagtttgtagttgataggttttctaatgatatatagtctgttaacaagtttttccaatgagtgatgtgagcttttttcctagatttccagttcatgaggattgttttcttggcgatagtcagcgctaccagtagtgttttattgccggagttgcttaaattgactgtggatgtatcaccaagtatgcataaggaaggggatgctgggatgtgacagccaaagatggaagagagagattttgtgacactcacccagaagtggttgattggagtgcaatgccaaaccgcatgaatgtatgtatctgggttattttgtgtgcagtgagtgcaaagatccgagccaaaccccattttgccaatttatgtgcagtgtagtggaatctgtgaagaaccttgtattgtattagttgtagattactattctttgtcatgaggtagatgtttttgcacattttggtccagaagtcggcaccgggagtaattgataagtctgattcccatttgtgatatggcaggccaattgttttttctgaacaagatataattttgtaaatttgggagagtatttttttgggagagggaatattaagcagctctgagattggttggggaatgtcaaggttagctgtctggatgttaatttttcctaggatagatgatttaatttgcaggtattgtaagaagtgtttactctcgatgccgtgcttctggaccaaacaggaaaatgaggccagattattgtcttgaagaatgtgttgaaggtgagtgatgccctttcccatccatgtgtgaaagttaagtgtttttttattgacggtgaaatctgggttattccaaatcgggtgcgaattgatggtgctataggtgaatcagtgatgtggtagaatctccaccaggctgtcagagtagctgaaattgttggggctttgaaggatggatgtttttgaccgactgactgcagaaagggagatctgagattttaatttctttacagattgtttgttctaggtctaaccaggtgttgtctgagggggtggggtgtagccatttgtggatgaagtggagctggttggccagggcatagtgctggaagtgtggggcctctagtcctcccattgctttttggttttggagagtggcgagtttgatccttggggtcttatctttccagtagaatttagtgattaatgaatcgagagacttaaaccagagggtggtgggctgggttggaatcatagagaatagatagtttattttgggcagtattgtcattttgattactgagattctgcccatgatggataatgggaggttcttccagcgttgaaggtcatcatctattgaagtgagtagaggggaataatttaggctaaataagtctgacagcctgggggagacttttatccctaagtaagtgatatagttagtgcagagtgggataggtgaagagttggctgtcacatcccagctgttgggatgtaatgggagaactgcagatttattccaattgattgagtattcagaaattttagagaatgtgtcaatgagtttgatggtttcttctactgatgttgtggggtcttgaagaaagagaagaatgtcgtcagcataaaggctgattttgtgatgcatatatggagtctggacacctttgatgagggggttctgacggatggcagctgctaggggttcaatgaagattgtaaatagtgagggggagagtgggcacccctgtctagttccccggtgaagagtgaaactttgtgatgttagtccattggtgattactgtggctgaaggagaggtatatagaagtttaatccagttaatgaacgactccccgaagccaaacctccctaatgtggaaaacaggaaattccagttcaccctatcaaaagctttttctcgtccagagttgctatgatggtattatcttgaaaatttgtggagtgatacattatatttaacagtctgcgggtgttggtggatgaaattctacctttaatgaagcctgtttggtctgggtggataatggatggggtgacctctgctaatctgtgtgctagcatttttgcgattatcttattgtccacattgaggagagaaattggtcggtagctggatggcaatgttgggtccttattgggcttgaggagcagtgaaattgaggctgtggtggaactagttgggaagacgtcctttctgttttgattcattaatcattctgatgaaaagtggagctaagatggtccaaaattgtttgtagaactcagcaggaaagccatcggacctggtgctttattatcgggcatctgtttcagagcatcaaacagttcttgttgagttataggtgattctaggttttttatttcggtctcattgagttgtggtaattcgatgctgtttaggaaagagtctatgaattcctggttggggtttatttctgaagaatatagtttattgtaaaactggtaaaaaacatgatttatttcttcaggtgagctggttagcttccctgctgagttctttatgaccgggattgttgatttttctttgttacgttggatttgatttgctaagtatttacctgatttattgctatggtggaagttttcctgccttagacggtgaatcataaattgagtgtgtttattgagtatttcattgagtttgaatttatgtttcctaagttttgcctgtgtttcttcagttgggttgcttg comes from the Alosa alosa isolate M-15738 ecotype Scorff River chromosome 22, AALO_Geno_1.1, whole genome shotgun sequence genome and includes:
- the dcakd gene encoding dephospho-CoA kinase domain-containing protein isoform X2, producing MLWPGKSVVEPHSRAYVQIVRHFGPDILQESGEIDRKKLGQLIFASDDKRRLLNAITHPEIHRAMLKQILLYFLKGYRYVVLDVPLLFETRRLTRFLNHTVVVYCDPATQLSRLMQRDGLTQEEAEQRVATQMPMKEKRGLASHVIENSGSREDTHRQVLRLHTTLEDSMEFLLVRAVAMAAAAGLGGLLLYTIKLLVS
- the dcakd gene encoding dephospho-CoA kinase domain-containing protein isoform X1, with translation MYLVGLTGGIASGKSTVSSLLRELGCPIIDADVVARQVVEPHSRAYVQIVRHFGPDILQESGEIDRKKLGQLIFASDDKRRLLNAITHPEIHRAMLKQILLYFLKGYRYVVLDVPLLFETRRLTRFLNHTVVVYCDPATQLSRLMQRDGLTQEEAEQRVATQMPMKEKRGLASHVIENSGSREDTHRQVLRLHTTLEDSMEFLLVRAVAMAAAAGLGGLLLYTIKLLVS